A section of the Spirosoma pollinicola genome encodes:
- a CDS encoding S8 family serine peptidase, which yields MSFLIGSGSPLKAQSTSEELKLNWQKELSQRHITLRERTLRLAQQRGWPLSKNYSNQRVLQLQEIDALGQPVYYTLHNVEAARGTQTQALQGNGSLPIALSGGSAVMAGRLGLWDGGKVLESHNEFGGAVARITQKDNLTTLNNHTTHLAGTLIAKGINAQAKGMAFGSQLSVWDYTNDITELTSTASNLLISNHSYGPVVGWVYNESRPGKDPNLKWEWWGNTQISETEDYLFGFYTANTRDLDRIAYNNPFFLMVRSADNKRSETGPPTGTPYFLKNTDTKSTLARSQNDTYDVIPGEATAKNVLTVGAANVSFTDQNKAVLLGTMGFSGWGPTDDGRIKPDLLGIGSDVLSSLSTSNTAYGIYSGTSMASANVAGSLFLLQELYATQRAGGLPTSGQFMRAATLKGLAIHTATRPNPSAGPDYRQGWGLLNTEAAARLLLNENLANLVLEKALVSSGTFTQSIVAQGNEPLLITLCWTDPEGTTTSVTSSSVNSRTPKLVNDLDLRLKTSQQTEFPFILNPAQPALAAGRGDNIRDNVEQIYIANPVAGQTYTLTVSHKGTMTYSSQPFSVIVSGLTHTNCQLTASIQPRKDTSICSGTPFFLQASTNTTGLKYQWLRDGVVVASTSNPAYQVTRTGSYLLRITDTKGCAATSQPVRVDVRTPTAIMTPGTDQLLCDDKMVVTLQTTASSPSETIDWLYNGVVIDNNHAITFSTSLPGSYQVRVTQDGCQALSAATKLVLTSIRHLDITPQETELILPLGGTVTLKATVDTSYRYQWYRDGQILSNGNQYRFLVTQAGDYKVQVKQKDCVAWSTNRLVQTTAAISSTTTSSTAPVTADPGDQFIVYPNPTDNTLSIHYASPLATQAEARLFNAQGVLLQLPVSLKAQNGHFEAHISVLNLPAGTYILQLTDGRSTQTERFIKK from the coding sequence TTGTCGTTTTTAATCGGATCAGGAAGCCCCCTCAAGGCACAGTCAACCAGCGAAGAACTTAAGTTAAACTGGCAAAAGGAGCTTAGTCAACGCCACATTACTCTACGCGAACGTACGCTTCGACTGGCACAGCAGAGAGGCTGGCCCCTTAGCAAAAACTATTCCAATCAACGAGTTCTTCAACTTCAGGAAATTGATGCGCTGGGCCAGCCGGTTTATTATACCCTCCATAATGTTGAAGCGGCACGCGGCACGCAAACGCAGGCTTTACAGGGAAACGGCTCTTTACCCATTGCCCTGTCGGGCGGTTCGGCGGTTATGGCTGGCCGATTAGGATTGTGGGATGGTGGTAAGGTGCTGGAATCACACAACGAGTTTGGTGGAGCCGTTGCCAGAATTACCCAGAAAGATAATCTTACTACGCTCAATAACCACACCACCCACCTTGCGGGAACACTCATTGCCAAAGGCATTAACGCACAGGCGAAGGGAATGGCATTCGGGTCACAACTGTCTGTTTGGGATTATACCAACGACATAACCGAACTCACTTCCACAGCCTCGAATCTACTTATCTCAAATCATTCATACGGCCCGGTCGTTGGTTGGGTCTACAATGAATCCCGCCCCGGCAAAGACCCCAATCTGAAATGGGAATGGTGGGGTAATACACAAATAAGTGAAACAGAGGATTATCTTTTCGGCTTTTATACGGCAAATACCCGCGATCTGGACAGGATAGCCTACAACAATCCGTTCTTTCTGATGGTACGCTCGGCAGATAATAAGCGTAGTGAAACCGGCCCACCTACGGGAACACCTTATTTCCTGAAAAACACAGATACAAAAAGCACCCTGGCCCGAAGCCAAAATGATACCTATGATGTTATTCCAGGGGAAGCTACAGCAAAAAACGTTTTGACCGTTGGGGCCGCCAATGTATCGTTTACCGATCAAAACAAGGCCGTCCTGTTGGGAACAATGGGCTTTAGTGGCTGGGGACCAACCGACGACGGGCGCATAAAACCAGACCTGTTAGGTATTGGCTCAGATGTATTGTCGTCTTTGAGCACCAGCAATACTGCCTATGGCATCTATAGTGGTACGTCGATGGCATCGGCAAATGTGGCAGGCTCGCTCTTTTTATTACAGGAATTATATGCCACCCAACGAGCCGGCGGTTTACCTACCAGCGGGCAATTTATGCGGGCGGCAACGTTAAAGGGGCTGGCAATTCATACCGCTACCCGGCCCAACCCATCCGCCGGACCTGATTACCGGCAAGGCTGGGGACTCCTGAATACAGAAGCCGCAGCCCGCCTTTTGTTGAATGAAAATCTGGCAAATCTGGTACTGGAAAAAGCATTGGTCTCCAGTGGCACGTTTACGCAATCCATCGTTGCACAGGGAAATGAACCCTTGCTGATAACCCTCTGCTGGACAGATCCCGAAGGAACGACCACCAGCGTTACGTCCAGTTCAGTCAATAGCCGAACGCCCAAACTCGTCAACGATCTTGATTTACGCCTGAAAACGAGTCAGCAAACAGAGTTTCCCTTCATACTAAATCCAGCCCAACCTGCTCTGGCAGCTGGTCGGGGCGATAACATTCGGGACAACGTCGAACAGATTTACATTGCCAATCCGGTGGCCGGGCAAACTTATACCCTTACGGTTTCGCACAAGGGAACGATGACTTATTCCAGCCAGCCATTCTCTGTTATTGTCAGCGGGCTGACCCACACGAACTGCCAGCTAACAGCCTCTATCCAGCCCAGAAAAGATACATCTATATGTAGCGGCACACCCTTTTTTCTTCAGGCCTCTACAAATACAACGGGCTTAAAATACCAATGGCTACGCGATGGGGTTGTGGTAGCCAGTACATCAAATCCTGCTTATCAGGTCACCAGAACGGGCTCTTATTTACTGCGTATTACAGATACAAAAGGCTGTGCAGCCACCTCCCAGCCTGTACGGGTAGACGTCCGAACGCCGACGGCCATCATGACACCAGGCACGGATCAATTGCTTTGTGACGACAAGATGGTTGTTACATTACAGACGACGGCAAGTTCACCGAGCGAAACGATAGATTGGCTTTATAACGGAGTTGTTATTGACAACAACCACGCAATTACCTTCAGTACCAGTTTGCCAGGCAGTTATCAGGTTCGGGTAACACAGGATGGTTGTCAGGCACTGTCAGCCGCAACTAAACTGGTACTTACATCTATTCGCCATCTAGACATAACCCCTCAGGAAACAGAACTTATCTTACCTCTGGGTGGTACAGTGACCCTGAAAGCCACAGTCGATACGTCGTATCGCTACCAATGGTATCGGGATGGCCAGATTTTATCGAATGGCAATCAGTATCGTTTTCTTGTCACTCAGGCAGGTGATTACAAAGTGCAGGTGAAGCAAAAAGATTGTGTTGCCTGGTCAACAAATCGACTTGTACAGACAACAGCAGCTATATCCAGTACAACGACGTCGTCAACGGCACCCGTTACCGCCGATCCCGGTGATCAGTTCATCGTATATCCCAACCCCACAGATAATACCCTTTCTATACATTATGCAAGCCCGCTGGCAACTCAGGCCGAAGCCAGGCTGTTTAATGCTCAGGGCGTTTTGCTACAATTGCCCGTTTCGCTCAAGGCGCAAAATGGTCATTTTGAAGCACATATATCTGTTCTTAACCTACCGGCTGGTACATACATTTTACAGCTTACAGACGGCCGCTCAACCCAAACGGAGCGATTTATAAAAAAGTAA
- a CDS encoding S8 family peptidase, with translation MKKLLFSASVCLFSVAALAQETQWYLRDKTDKTAGISVERTYNELLKGRKPTPVIVAVIDGGIDTTHEDLRRVLWLNPKEIAGNGKDDDKNGYVDDVHGWNFIGGKDGRNVGYETAEVTRLYAQLKPTYEGKTAVDRKTLKPEQQKEYDLYVKTKAEVEKNQAQYKSQYQGISQFSEQFTSAVTTLKKALNVSKLDTLTLRKAADTLSDAALKRPVAGILRLLRQQGAADTDVVMSELEKANEQLKSRAEYNYNPDFNSREIVGDNPNDMTQRDYGNADIAGPRPDHGTHVAGIIGADRTNNLGVMGIADAVQIMGVRAVPDGDERDKDVANAIRYAVDNGAQIINMSFGKDYSPQRKTVEDAERYALTKGVLMIHAAGNDGKDIDTAANYPAPRFIDGSAIPNVITVGASAEPNTADLIASFSNYGKQNVDVFAPGKDIYSTVPGSKYENNSGTSMASPVVAGVAAVLKSYFPKLTYADIKRIILQSATPYSTKVTKPESTDTVGFATLSKTGGIVNLYDAVKLALAQEATSGKGK, from the coding sequence ATGAAGAAACTCCTTTTTAGCGCGTCTGTTTGTCTGTTCTCAGTAGCAGCGTTGGCGCAGGAAACGCAGTGGTATCTGCGTGATAAAACCGATAAAACAGCTGGAATCAGTGTTGAGCGGACGTATAACGAACTACTTAAAGGGCGTAAACCAACCCCTGTTATCGTAGCCGTTATTGATGGAGGAATTGACACAACCCACGAAGATCTTCGTCGGGTGTTGTGGCTAAATCCTAAAGAAATAGCTGGTAATGGTAAAGACGACGATAAAAACGGCTATGTAGACGATGTGCATGGCTGGAACTTCATCGGTGGTAAAGATGGCCGGAATGTTGGGTATGAAACTGCCGAGGTAACTCGCCTTTACGCGCAGCTTAAACCTACCTATGAAGGTAAAACTGCGGTCGACCGGAAAACACTCAAGCCAGAGCAACAGAAAGAGTATGACCTGTATGTAAAAACAAAAGCTGAGGTTGAAAAAAATCAGGCTCAGTATAAGTCGCAATATCAGGGCATCAGTCAATTTTCTGAGCAATTTACCTCAGCCGTTACAACCTTGAAGAAGGCGCTTAATGTATCGAAGCTTGATACATTGACGTTGCGTAAAGCTGCCGACACGCTGAGTGATGCCGCGCTGAAACGGCCTGTAGCCGGTATATTACGCCTGTTACGCCAACAGGGCGCTGCCGATACAGATGTGGTTATGAGTGAACTCGAAAAAGCCAATGAGCAACTCAAGTCACGGGCCGAGTACAACTACAATCCCGACTTTAATAGCCGTGAAATTGTAGGCGACAACCCGAACGATATGACGCAGCGTGATTACGGTAACGCCGATATTGCGGGGCCTCGTCCTGACCACGGTACACACGTAGCTGGTATCATTGGGGCTGACCGTACCAATAATCTGGGGGTGATGGGTATTGCCGATGCCGTACAGATCATGGGTGTTCGGGCGGTGCCTGATGGCGACGAACGCGATAAAGATGTGGCTAATGCTATCCGGTATGCGGTTGACAACGGAGCGCAGATCATTAACATGAGTTTCGGTAAGGATTACTCGCCCCAGCGGAAAACAGTGGAAGATGCTGAACGCTACGCGCTTACAAAAGGCGTGCTCATGATTCATGCGGCTGGTAATGATGGCAAAGACATTGATACCGCAGCAAACTATCCGGCTCCCCGGTTTATTGATGGCTCAGCCATTCCAAACGTAATAACGGTAGGGGCTAGTGCCGAACCTAATACCGCCGATCTGATCGCCAGTTTTTCTAATTACGGTAAACAGAATGTCGATGTGTTTGCACCGGGTAAGGATATTTATTCGACCGTACCGGGAAGCAAATACGAAAACAATAGCGGTACAAGCATGGCCTCACCAGTCGTGGCAGGGGTAGCGGCCGTATTGAAGTCATACTTCCCGAAGTTGACGTATGCTGACATTAAGCGCATCATCCTGCAATCGGCAACGCCCTATAGCACCAAAGTCACAAAGCCTGAATCGACCGATACAGTTGGCTTTGCTACCTTGTCGAAAACGGGTGGAATCGTCAATTTGTATGACGCTGTGAAACTGGCTTTAGCTCAGGAAGCAACTTCCGGAAAAGGAAAATAG
- a CDS encoding GEVED domain-containing protein: MSQRLWSRTGWLIALWGITASTFLTAQSLPQYSSLQRSQQKALQKTIEQLQSANYTLAVAKARLLNRPIQQISPSGRVVQLREISPTGELIYDATYSTTKAGISTRTNSLYAGGSLGVSLSGSTLTDKLGVWDGGKVRDTHVEFRNGTGSRVVQVDGSTTLVSHSTHVAGIMIAAGVNPDVKGMAFGTNLHAYDFSRDVTEMSSASPNLLVSNHSYGSNAGWVYNDTRTTTTKWEWWGDTTISKTEDYKFGIYDATTVSWDRIAQNAPYYLIVKSGGNSHGSDGPGAGQPYYLGTSNVTSTVARKDQEGYDQISTYGNAKNILSVAAVGNLNYGYNQSADVPLSDFTSWGPTDDGRIKPDIAGIGVGILSSSSESDSAYVVYDGTSMASPNVAGTLLLLQELYSQRNSGKYLRSSTLKGLALHTADEAGTSLGPDYQFGWGLLNAEQAGKVILNSNQNHLLDERTLNQAEPYSLTVVASGLGPLVSTICWTDPAGTATVATAANLNDRTPKLVNDLDLRISNGQATTLPWILDPNNPSAAATHGDNIRDNVEQVLVSNPVPGRTYTITVTNKGTLSGGKQDYALLISGIGGKAYCASGASSTADTKINQVQFASINQAGASGCTSYNDFSQSIATVQAGQQIPLTVSLGTCGASKNVIVKAFADWNQNGSFDDAGETLATSGVLANSAQFITTITIPTTVQTAQNVRFRLVAVETSDPSAVISCGSYGNGETQDYVLNVVQTTNDIGASALLSPETNFCGQTGTDVTVSVRLHNYGTASQTNVPVSVKITDVNNNEITTLTGTIDRIVSFRDATVSLKLPASTSLAAAQTYRFTVTAGLNGDQNTTNNTITETRATAPTPANGLFSVTRCGSDTTISLRNIGEGTAFWYDAPTGGNLLAAGNQVAVKSIPASGQFYASLNEFAGTIGPESKSALGGGTYGTGFQPAPLISTQVPLLIENARLYIGSAGTLTFTVRKYDNTVVSSVTLDVTPTRTQSVTASTGGTYPDDPNDQGAVYALNLRIPAAGDYKITIDYGDGASIFRSNAGTFAFPYQLKTQSGQPVVTIKGSLFNNGTSTDTLKTAWYYFYNMSVRALDCRSPQRTAVTPATGAGTTAVITPNGSTSVCQGSSVLLQANAGSGLTYQWYRNGQVITGATSNTLLASTAGGYVVQVANNCLPVNSATVTVTVQTAQTPLITANGFTLVSNATTNIQWLLDGVPIAGATSPNYTVVQTGRYSVKGSVNGCGDALSADIYLTILATEPTADDGNLIVYPNPATRQVTVSLGATLALPKSPTVRLTNLNGQTVRTGVLLRDGKNYSTIFDVADLPGGTFIVVVEDDQTQSVRVKRIRKQ; the protein is encoded by the coding sequence ATGTCTCAACGTTTATGGTCTCGCACGGGCTGGTTAATCGCTCTTTGGGGAATAACCGCTTCTACATTTCTGACCGCCCAATCATTACCTCAGTATAGTAGCTTGCAACGGTCTCAGCAAAAAGCATTACAAAAAACGATTGAGCAACTACAATCCGCAAACTATACATTGGCTGTTGCCAAAGCACGGCTTCTCAACCGGCCCATTCAACAAATTTCTCCTTCGGGTCGGGTTGTGCAGTTACGCGAAATCAGTCCCACTGGCGAACTTATTTACGATGCTACATACAGCACAACAAAGGCTGGTATAAGCACCCGAACCAATTCGCTTTATGCAGGGGGTAGCCTGGGCGTATCGCTCTCGGGCAGTACACTAACCGATAAGCTTGGCGTTTGGGATGGCGGCAAAGTGCGTGATACGCACGTGGAATTTCGCAATGGCACTGGTAGCCGTGTTGTGCAGGTCGATGGATCCACGACACTGGTTAGTCACTCCACCCACGTAGCTGGTATTATGATAGCGGCTGGCGTTAACCCGGATGTAAAAGGGATGGCTTTCGGTACAAACCTGCACGCTTACGACTTCAGCCGTGACGTAACCGAAATGAGTAGTGCTTCCCCTAATCTGCTGGTATCAAACCACTCATACGGCTCCAATGCGGGTTGGGTCTATAATGACACCCGGACAACTACAACCAAATGGGAATGGTGGGGCGATACAACGATTAGTAAAACAGAAGATTACAAATTTGGCATTTATGATGCAACAACGGTTTCATGGGATCGAATTGCCCAAAACGCACCCTATTATCTTATTGTCAAGTCGGGCGGAAACAGTCATGGTTCAGACGGACCCGGTGCCGGACAGCCCTACTATTTGGGCACAAGTAATGTGACCAGTACGGTAGCCCGAAAAGATCAGGAAGGGTACGACCAGATCAGCACCTACGGTAATGCCAAAAATATTCTCTCCGTAGCCGCTGTTGGCAACTTAAACTATGGTTACAACCAATCGGCCGATGTACCGCTTAGTGACTTTACCAGTTGGGGGCCAACCGACGATGGGCGAATAAAGCCCGATATCGCCGGGATTGGCGTTGGCATTCTGTCGTCAAGTTCCGAAAGTGACAGTGCTTATGTGGTGTATGATGGCACGTCTATGGCATCGCCCAACGTGGCCGGTACGCTCCTTCTCCTACAGGAACTGTATTCGCAGCGCAACAGCGGGAAGTACCTGCGGTCGTCCACCCTGAAAGGACTGGCCCTTCACACTGCCGATGAAGCAGGCACCTCGCTCGGGCCCGATTATCAATTTGGCTGGGGGCTACTAAACGCCGAACAAGCGGGAAAAGTCATTCTGAACAGCAACCAGAACCACTTGCTCGATGAACGAACCCTAAATCAGGCAGAACCCTATTCGCTCACGGTGGTGGCATCTGGACTTGGACCGCTGGTGTCTACCATTTGCTGGACAGACCCTGCCGGGACGGCTACCGTGGCCACGGCGGCTAACCTGAATGACCGGACACCCAAACTTGTCAATGATCTCGATCTGCGCATCAGCAACGGGCAGGCCACGACCCTACCCTGGATTCTGGACCCCAATAACCCATCGGCAGCGGCCACGCATGGTGATAATATTCGGGATAACGTTGAGCAGGTGTTAGTTTCCAATCCGGTGCCGGGCCGAACCTATACTATTACGGTCACCAATAAAGGAACATTAAGTGGTGGTAAGCAGGATTATGCCCTGCTCATTAGTGGCATTGGAGGTAAAGCCTATTGTGCCTCGGGCGCAAGCTCAACCGCCGATACGAAGATCAACCAGGTTCAGTTTGCCAGCATCAACCAGGCCGGAGCTAGTGGGTGTACGTCTTACAATGACTTCTCTCAATCTATAGCCACCGTACAGGCAGGGCAACAGATTCCGTTGACCGTATCGCTGGGCACCTGTGGCGCATCTAAAAACGTAATCGTAAAAGCATTTGCCGACTGGAACCAGAACGGCAGCTTCGATGACGCAGGCGAGACCCTGGCCACGTCGGGCGTATTGGCGAACTCGGCGCAGTTTATCACTACGATAACCATCCCAACCACCGTTCAAACAGCGCAGAACGTGCGCTTTCGACTTGTAGCCGTTGAAACATCGGACCCATCGGCAGTTATTTCGTGCGGAAGTTACGGCAATGGCGAAACACAGGATTATGTACTCAATGTCGTCCAAACGACCAACGACATTGGCGCATCTGCCTTGCTCTCGCCCGAAACGAACTTTTGCGGCCAAACGGGCACCGATGTAACGGTTTCTGTTCGTTTGCACAACTACGGTACGGCCAGCCAGACCAACGTGCCGGTCAGCGTTAAAATCACCGACGTCAACAACAACGAGATCACGACGCTGACCGGCACCATCGACCGAATTGTCTCGTTTAGGGATGCAACCGTTTCGCTGAAGCTACCCGCCAGCACTTCATTGGCAGCAGCCCAAACGTACCGTTTTACGGTAACCGCAGGTCTCAATGGCGATCAGAACACGACTAACAATACGATTACAGAAACTCGCGCTACGGCACCAACGCCCGCCAACGGGCTGTTTTCTGTTACCCGTTGCGGTAGTGACACGACGATTTCACTTCGAAATATTGGCGAGGGAACGGCTTTCTGGTATGATGCGCCTACGGGCGGCAATTTGCTGGCGGCCGGTAACCAGGTTGCAGTTAAGTCGATACCTGCGAGCGGCCAGTTTTATGCTTCTCTTAATGAGTTTGCCGGAACCATAGGCCCCGAAAGTAAGAGTGCATTGGGTGGTGGCACCTACGGAACAGGTTTCCAGCCCGCCCCGCTTATTTCAACGCAAGTACCGCTGTTGATCGAGAACGCCCGGTTGTATATAGGCTCGGCGGGCACGCTCACCTTCACCGTCAGGAAATACGACAACACGGTGGTGTCGAGCGTAACGCTCGATGTTACACCAACCCGCACTCAAAGTGTAACAGCGTCAACGGGCGGCACCTACCCCGACGATCCTAACGACCAAGGAGCTGTTTATGCATTGAATCTGCGTATTCCGGCAGCGGGCGATTATAAAATTACCATTGATTATGGGGATGGGGCATCTATTTTCCGCAGCAATGCGGGCACGTTCGCCTTCCCTTATCAACTAAAAACCCAATCGGGCCAGCCCGTTGTTACGATCAAAGGTTCCCTGTTTAACAACGGCACCTCGACCGATACACTCAAAACAGCCTGGTATTACTTCTACAATATGAGCGTTCGGGCGCTAGACTGCCGTAGTCCACAGCGAACAGCCGTCACGCCAGCCACAGGAGCGGGAACCACTGCCGTTATTACGCCCAATGGCTCTACGAGCGTTTGCCAAGGTTCCAGCGTGTTACTTCAGGCCAATGCTGGTTCGGGGCTTACCTATCAGTGGTATCGAAATGGGCAGGTGATTACGGGCGCTACCAGTAACACGTTACTGGCGTCAACCGCCGGAGGCTACGTTGTGCAGGTTGCTAACAACTGTTTGCCGGTTAACTCGGCAACGGTGACCGTAACTGTCCAGACAGCCCAAACGCCCCTTATTACGGCCAACGGATTCACGCTTGTGTCTAATGCCACAACGAATATTCAATGGCTCCTTGACGGCGTGCCCATTGCCGGAGCAACATCACCCAATTATACCGTTGTACAAACGGGCCGTTATTCAGTAAAAGGAAGTGTAAATGGTTGCGGAGATGCTCTCTCGGCCGATATATACCTGACTATTCTGGCTACTGAACCAACTGCCGACGATGGAAATCTTATTGTTTATCCAAATCCAGCTACGAGGCAGGTAACCGTTTCGCTGGGAGCTACGCTTGCTTTACCAAAGTCGCCCACTGTTCGTTTGACCAACTTAAATGGACAAACTGTTCGCACAGGAGTCCTTTTGCGGGACGGAAAAAATTATTCAACAATTTTTGATGTGGCCGACTTGCCGGGCGGTACGTTTATTGTAGTTGTAGAAGATGATCAGACGCAAAGCGTCCGGGTCAAACGGATTCGCAAGCAATAA
- a CDS encoding LBF_2804 family protein, which translates to MSTRPPNDSSGPFDHLALRYLRQSLDTSHPTDEPYVLNSIESRVIRRTKIVTLTMAVLLGVMGVLLLYGPQYVWPDLFSGTTVWFLGDAYELPLITTLYGVLLVYVEVNLLVVLNLHAVKMIMRVCQFPNAHDAQYDRHLQALADAALEKTNRGILRFGIDPYLNMPRWGLTIFFLLNMVKAALSNLALKFLLKRFIGRFALRQITDLAGIPIYAFWNAWASWQVLHEAQVRVMSPITIREFVHELHEEWGKNDQLRPLLLEALQYVAILKRQYNYSHFLLTETLVDRFGLQVDTPLTGDFLTQVAQAPMDVRRSLERLIVFGVLVDGKLSLLEKRRLSELRKNGFLTYSANDIQRIGNDYNQGRGLWV; encoded by the coding sequence ATGTCCACCCGGCCACCAAATGATAGCTCAGGTCCATTCGACCACCTGGCACTGCGCTACCTGCGCCAGTCCCTGGACACATCACATCCAACCGATGAGCCTTATGTATTAAATTCGATAGAAAGTCGAGTCATTCGGCGAACCAAAATAGTTACCCTCACCATGGCGGTTTTGCTTGGTGTTATGGGTGTTTTATTACTTTATGGCCCTCAGTACGTCTGGCCGGATCTATTTTCAGGCACAACCGTCTGGTTTTTAGGCGATGCTTACGAACTGCCGCTTATTACAACTCTTTATGGCGTGCTGTTGGTGTATGTAGAGGTGAATTTGCTGGTTGTTCTGAATCTTCACGCGGTAAAGATGATTATGCGCGTATGTCAATTTCCCAACGCTCACGACGCCCAGTATGATCGTCATTTGCAGGCATTGGCCGATGCGGCTTTAGAGAAAACGAACAGAGGTATTCTACGTTTCGGAATAGACCCCTATTTAAATATGCCGCGCTGGGGTCTCACTATCTTCTTTCTGCTGAATATGGTAAAGGCAGCCCTAAGCAATTTAGCCCTGAAATTTTTGTTGAAACGGTTTATTGGGCGCTTCGCCCTGCGCCAGATAACTGACCTTGCCGGTATACCTATCTATGCGTTCTGGAATGCCTGGGCTTCATGGCAGGTACTGCACGAAGCGCAGGTTCGGGTTATGTCTCCAATAACGATTCGTGAGTTTGTGCACGAACTACACGAAGAATGGGGCAAAAACGATCAATTACGCCCTTTGCTGCTCGAAGCATTGCAATATGTGGCTATTCTGAAACGGCAATACAACTATTCCCACTTTTTGCTTACTGAGACATTGGTTGACCGTTTTGGTCTACAGGTTGATACACCCTTAACCGGAGATTTTTTAACGCAGGTAGCACAGGCACCTATGGATGTGCGCCGTAGTCTCGAACGGCTTATTGTTTTTGGTGTTCTGGTTGATGGTAAGCTGTCATTACTCGAAAAGAGACGGTTGAGTGAACTGCGTAAAAACGGATTTCTTACTTATTCAGCTAATGACATACAGCGGATTGGTAACGATTACAATCAAGGGCGCGGGCTTTGGGTATAA
- a CDS encoding DUF3500 domain-containing protein — translation MKPFLLFCLLSVQALAQQTASPKKPTAAQQRVKDDMLDAATTFLGLLTPEQRKVAIYPLDDVERFNWHYVPRERKGLPLKQMTADQRQAAMAMLKTGLSNQGYDKATSIIDMENVLRVIDNRPPNDVYRDPENYSFTVFGDPAEKTPWSWRIEGHHLSLQFLSLTGQVLAQTPTFFGSNPGVLKYDATMADKRMADPRINDLPQKGREILKQETEQAFALLKTLTPDQLKKAIVGAVAYPEIVTTNKRMASIEKMDGLMLSEMTAEQRKLFLSLLQVYMTNYRITLAKQQMAKLEKSGLDSLRFAWAGDLTPELGDGKGWYYRIHGPTILIEYDNTQTNANHIHTVVRDLTNDWGEDLLKEHYKNSHAAKP, via the coding sequence ATGAAACCCTTCCTTTTATTCTGTTTATTGTCTGTTCAGGCATTGGCTCAGCAAACGGCTTCTCCTAAAAAGCCAACAGCTGCCCAGCAGCGTGTCAAGGACGATATGCTTGATGCCGCCACAACATTTTTGGGCTTGCTGACGCCAGAACAACGTAAGGTGGCGATATACCCGCTCGATGACGTCGAGCGATTTAACTGGCACTATGTTCCCCGCGAACGTAAAGGGCTGCCACTTAAACAAATGACTGCAGATCAGCGCCAGGCGGCAATGGCTATGCTCAAAACCGGACTGAGCAATCAGGGGTATGATAAGGCGACATCCATTATAGATATGGAAAATGTGTTGCGTGTTATCGATAACCGCCCTCCTAACGATGTCTATCGCGACCCTGAAAATTATTCCTTCACCGTATTCGGTGATCCGGCAGAGAAAACTCCCTGGAGCTGGCGCATTGAAGGGCATCACTTATCCCTACAGTTTTTGTCGCTGACCGGTCAGGTGCTGGCCCAGACACCCACGTTCTTTGGCAGTAATCCAGGTGTATTAAAGTATGACGCCACTATGGCCGATAAACGCATGGCTGACCCACGCATAAATGATTTGCCCCAGAAAGGGAGAGAGATTCTAAAGCAGGAAACCGAACAGGCATTTGCCTTACTGAAAACGCTTACGCCCGACCAGCTAAAAAAAGCAATAGTAGGCGCCGTGGCTTATCCTGAAATCGTGACAACCAATAAACGGATGGCCTCGATCGAGAAAATGGATGGCCTCATGTTATCTGAAATGACTGCCGAGCAGCGCAAGCTATTTTTGTCATTACTACAAGTGTATATGACTAATTACCGGATTACGCTGGCTAAACAACAAATGGCTAAACTGGAAAAATCTGGGTTGGATAGTCTGCGTTTTGCCTGGGCGGGTGATTTAACGCCAGAGCTGGGCGACGGGAAAGGGTGGTATTACCGAATTCATGGTCCCACGATCCTGATTGAGTATGATAACACCCAAACCAATGCCAACCACATTCACACCGTTGTGCGGGATTTAACGAATGATTGGGGCGAAGATCTGCTAAAAGAGCACTATAAGAATAGTCACGCAGCCAAGCCATAG